ttgctttaaaaaaaggtgaTACAATAAACATTCATATGTTAATGAAATAACTTACAAACATTGTGTTTTTCAGGCCTTTACAAGCACTGTTGAAAAAGACAAACATCTGGCTGTGGGGTATTTCCAGCGTGGCTCCGTCTTCTTCAAGGAGGGCAAGTAAGAAACACcataggatgggaaaaaaatgtataaatatatacagactgTAGACATTTGTAAAAATGCTTCAAAGAACAGTTCTTTGTTCCCCATAGAAAGCATTGTATTTTCCCTTTCCAATTCAATGCACTATAAAGTAAAAAGGAGCATCTAATTTCAAGAATGAAGAACATTTCTTTCTCACAGATGCATCCATGTTACAGATTCTATTAATATTGCTGTTATTACATGAAAATGAATTCCATTATTAAGGAAGCACCTATATCTATTAACCTTTAGCTgacttaatacaaaaaatgtaataatttttcttCTGATAGGGCAGTTAATAATGGAATGAACCATTCACTCTATATACTGAGCCCATTGTTAGGTGCACTGTGTTTTTTGGGTAACTATTGCTTTCCTGATCAAAAGTTTAAAAGATGAtggttaatattaaatattagtgaCTCAAAACAGAGGAGCAAATCAACATTAGATGCTCATTCTGTGTTTTAGTATAGCGAATTAAGAgtctttacaaaaatattttcatgtgatGGGAAGTCAGTATTGCAATCAGCACGTCCcaaaaaatattgacaaagcACACTGTTTTGGATGCAGCAATAGGCTGATGTAGTGCTATTGTATGTGCAGGCCCATTTACTAGCAATAGATTGGCATTGATTGTTTaaaccactttataaatacatatatagacaaaaaaaattatgaacagTCTACCTAAGCTTTTCCCCCTGATATGTTTCACCCACAAGTTACTCCTTTTATACACCAATGGTATATCCAGGTAACATTAAGGTATGTATTTGCATACAGGTATAATAAAGCACTTCAGGACTGGCTTCGTTGCTACACTGAATTAAGAGGGAATCAGCTGATTGACTACAAGATTCTGGGTCTAACATTCAAACTTTACAGCTGTGAGGTGAGATACAGGAATCTTTCTGCACTGTTGCATTTAGTTAGGAGAAAACCAAGTATTTTTGCATAATTACTTTTGCTCACAATGATGGATGGCATTTTTCTTTCAGGTCTTATATAACATTGCACTTGGACATACAAAAGTTGAAAACTGGGCAAAAGCAGAAGAGAATCTCATCCTGGCCCTCAGTCAGAAAGTAGAGCCACGGCATGGCACCAAGATAGAAAAGGCAATGCAAGAAATACTGGTAGGTAATAAAATACATAGGATTGGTATATATCAGAATGTTGAGACGGCTGGGAAAGGCTGTGAACTTGTCTTGTTCAAACAAAGTGTTGTCATTTCATTGGCTATATCCATTGGAGGTGTTTCAGGGAGGTGAGCAGCAATATTTAACCTTCCCCCCACTGAAGCagcaataattaattgtgtgatTCAGTCTCAGAATGGCAACACAATGTTTGCACAATTTTGCTTCTTTCAGAAGCTGATACTGTGTTGTAAACGGATGAAAATGCTTCCATGATCATGTGACTACCAATTTAATagtctgttaaaaaaacacagctaacCGGAAAACTCAGAAAACTGCACCTGACTTCTTGGTTGCTCCTGCAGCTCTATGCATCTCTCTgcttccaagaacacataccacagctctgctagggctgcaggaacaatcaggagagcagaacagaactccgctgattgctctgctccgtgattggctgagaaaagggaaatccagaTGACGACTCAAgggtcatcagggtttcccattTCTCAGCCAAAAAAACACCAGAGACACACCAAAAACACAAGTCTCCGCATTCAAgtttagtgctgaatggctgagaaacctcacttttagagtaacctcagttaaccagaaagTACACTTCTCTGGAATTGGCCATTCACCCTGGGTCccagataaccgaggttctactgtatatatatatatatatatatatatatatagatatttatatatccatCTCTAGTCCCCACACTACACATTTTACTATTCTACAATATCTTTGACATATTTTAAAGTTCTTATGTTTACTCATAGGGGGCACTGGGTATGGAACCTGCCACTTTCTTTCAAATCAATAGAGGCCTGGCTACAACAGCCTAATATgttattaaagcggacctatcattacatttttttaatgattactaAAGTACTATAGTACTGCCGTGGCAGTGAAGACTTATGGTAAACCAgggatacttgtgtcacatatcccagaaggctgtgggctgctccttctgtgtacgCCCTAGATCAGGTAGGCATCATCAAGGGGcattcctctaatgtaaaaaaaaaacaagtgctctAGTTTGCTCATGCGCAGCAAGATTAGCACTCGTTTTTTACATTTAGACGAAGACACATCACCAAATTTGGCGCCTGCCCAGTTGGAGATTGGGTGATGTTGGGataacccagaagaaagaagatggtcgTATTGGATAAAACAGCAAATCTTTGGAAAAAGTGGCATACCAAAACAGGACTTGTGGATGGATCGAGGGCTTTTCACAGATAAaggtaagggatttttttttttttttaaatcaaagttccactttaagtgagcataatatcaatattatataaacGGTCACATATTTTCTACTAtagatttttcatttatgttacagaaacaaaaagattttCCACTAGTAGAGATGCCAAAAGGTCGCCTATTTCAACCTAATGAGAAACTTGTGGAACAGCTGGAAAAGAAAGACTACTTGGGTAAAGCTATGGTATGTCCATCATCATTCAATCTATTTAAGTGgtgttattgtttttcttctttttttttttttcgtgttcTTATTTTGCTATGTTTTACTGTTCTTCTTGCTGTTATGGAGATACCTCATTTGATTTATCAATGGTTTATGGTCCAGTGGAGGGTGCCTTAGTACCACTGTTCTTATTCCTGTGCATGAGTGGAGGTGAACACTACCACTGGATGAGTGCTGAAATGAGACCTTTTTTGACCTGTCTTTATCCTAAGTAACACTTAATCAGTCCATAACATGGCCTATGGAGCCATTGGGTCCAGATATAATTGCCAGGCCTCCCAAGCTCAGATTAAATTTTGTATTGACTAACATTCTCTCAATTTTTGTCTTCCTCCATTATTTGTTGTTTAAACCTGAAATATTCAGTTTATCAGAAAAGTGGAACCTATAAAATATTAGGTTTAATGTACACAcaatgacctgtttttttttagaggacTTAGTGCTGTATATCTTCATTTTGCAGGTTGTGGCCTCTGTGGTTGACAAAGACAGCTTTTCCGGTTTTGCACCCCTTAAGCCTCAGGTATAGttgaattatttttgtttcagctGAAGAATGGAACATACAAATCTGTGATATATAAATGCTGATGATGAAAAAAAGTGGATGCCAGCTTGTCATAAATACCATATGTTTGCACTGATGATGGGTGGATTGCACAAGATGTAAGGGGCACCTGGGTCAGAAAAGTTCTTCTTCTACATTCATCCATCCcccacttttagacatatgacAGTTTTTAGACTAAActtgtactgtatctataaaatattaaaaatcccctaaaaataaaatgctggtttGAAGCTCAGAGAGCTGAAACTTCCTCACATAATGTCATATAGAGAAGGACAGCAATAGAAGAGTTATGATTCACCATGACGCATAGGGAATGAATAACAGAAAActcaactcaaaaaaaaaaaaaaaaagagaacttttaTTACAATGCAATTGGTTTTGtaacaatgcaaataaaatgaccTTTTTGGTTTGAACTGCAGcccactttattttatatactttgaaTCTAAGCTTTCAATACAATAGTGTTCTGTAACTGTTTAAAAGCAGAAGTTGAATCTGCTTATATTCTGCATTTTATgtctccttcttctcctcccaAATCAAATGCTAATGAAATAACTTAATGAAACTTTTCTGTCTTCATTACATTTCTAATTGTGAGCCCAGTAACATCATCATTAATTATCTGCAATGCAGGTTGATCATCTGGTGGGAGTGGTGGCATGGAGCTGAGAAAATCTTCCTAAAAACAGGAAACTGTGGTAATATCCACATGTGATGCTAACcatctataaataaaatgtaataaaaaggagAGGTGAGCCAAGAACAGTAAGGGTGGGCTAGATGATGAAGGTCAGATGATCAGACTTTCTGCAGCTTTGGATGCACATTGTGTGacgctcacagtgtgcagtgaaatcagacaAAGCAACTTCAATACAGGAGAACAGTGTAAAACTGTGCAAAACTGGAGTATGAAAACAGATTTTTCAGAGGGTTGTATTTTCTTTATGTCCCCAGAAAACCCACTTCTCAATGTGTAATTGGTTTTGTATTTTCAAGcagcaaactgtatttttaaagtgtttttttagtaGACAATTGAATTTTTTTGGTGTCGAAGTCAGtactttaatgcatttttattttacagaatgacAACCCACCACCTCGTCAGAAGACTGCTGAAGTACTTAGGTAAATCATACGTTAGGTAAATGGAGGGAACACCTACAGTGAGGGaggaagtatttgatcccctgctgattttgtacgtttgccctatGTCAAAGAATTGTAatgtttattgtagctgtgggatacagaataacaacaaaagaatcaTCAAAatcccagtgctcaaaagtcagagcttgatgtgaaTTGAAATGAGTGTATTTGATACctttgcaaaagatgacttaatacttggtggcaaaccccttgttggcaatcacagaggtcagaactttcttgtagttggccaccaggtttgcacacttaggagggattttgtcccactcctctttgcagatgctctccaagtcagtaaggttttgaggctgatgtttggcaactcgaaccttcagctccctccacagattttctatgggattaaggtctggagactggctaggccactctacgaccttcatgtgcttcttcttgagccactcctttgttgccttggctgtgtgttttgggtcattgtcatgctggaatacccatccaggACCGAtattcaatgccctggctgagggaagaaGGTGCTCAACCAAGATTTGACAGCACATGGtcctgtccattgtcccttcaatgcAGTGAAGGTGTTCTGTACCCTTAGCataaaaacacccccaaagcataatgtgtccacctccatgtttgacggtggggatggtgttcttggggtcataggcagcattcctcctcctccaaacatggcgagATGAGTTGATACCAAAAAGCCCAATTTTTGTCTCATCTAACCACAACACtgtcacccagttctcctctggctcattcagatgttcatttgGCAAACTTCAAACAgacctgtacatgtgctatcttgagcagggggacctagcgggctctgcaagatttcaggccttcacggcgcagtgtagtaccaattgttttcttggtgtcccagctgccctgagatctttgacaagttccccccgtgtagttctgtgCTGATTCGTCACTGTTCTCCTGATCGTTgtaactccacgaggggagatcttgcatggagccccagaccgagggagatggacagttattttgtttttttttttccattttcaaattatcacaccaactgttgtcaccttctcaccaagctgcttggcaatagtcttgtagcccagtccagccttgtgtaggtcttcAATCTTGTCTCTGACATctttagacagctctttggtcttggccatggtggctagtttggaatctgattgattgtcTCTGTGGACAGTTGTCTTtaatacaggtactgtaacaaacttggattaggagcacttccttacagagcgtgctcctaatctcagctcgttacctgcatacagtgaggacacctgggagcctgaaatcttggtGGTTGATCTtgctcttccttcttctctttctctttctgatCTTTTTCCCCTCAGTGAGGAAAGTGCCCCTTTAGCGCATGCCTGATCAAgagcccaagagcctcctgggatgcatgatttaagtattctgggaggctctgcgctcccattaagttaGGAAGTcgctgcagtgatcaagacagaatagggaggttcttcaccttttttttttttaaatagggtgttgcagttaaaaataaagaacaatatattttactttatataaaatgtttgcataccgttttatgaaaagtaaaattatgagtttaggtctgctttaagaaagaagaagatagcagtgccctGGGAGAGAAGGGGGGCAGGTGAGTAGGagctgggtttagttctgctttaaattactCCATCTGTTACTGAAAAATGATGatgtgtcatttgcctacatacttaaAAGTATCCCCTTCCCTATCTCCAAAATTTGGGAGGTATGGATTTCCATTTCCATGGACTTGTATGACAATGAGAACGAGCTGGACTAGAACAAAAACTGGTTGGCACTGGCCCTAAAGCAGCATTCAGATATTTTCACAGACATTTGATTTAACTGTATACAATTGTCTGTACTTTTCTCAACTTTTAAAGTGCCATACTAGTAAGAAATgaccttttttaaatgaaatacattaatATGAAACTGTTTGGCTCAGTGCTGTCACCCAAAATAGGTCACATGCTCCTTCATACCTATAAGTACTGATTATTTTCTTTGGCTCTAAGCACTGAACAATGTGGTGAGACAGAGAGACAGAAGGCAAATAAATATAGATAGTGTGCAAGCATAGGTTTGCTGTAAATTGGCCATTCTTGGGCTGAGATAGCCAGAAACTTTCTTTATTAGGATATGGGGTTCAgtttttcaataatatgtctttttgAACCTGTTCATTCAACATCTAATTGGATATTGTCTAGAAAGTCCACACACACAGGCTGGGTACCAGCAGAGAAGATATAAAACAACCTTTCTTCGCCGATACTATTCCTGTGTCTGCTCACCTCGTATGTATTATTGGATATgatgagactttttttttctcagaactCTGCAGGGAGAACCTCACCGCGTCCTGTTTGAATTTATTCCAGAGACCTCAGAAGAGATGGAAGTCATGCCAGGGAATATTGTCTTCGTGCTGAAGAAAGGGGAGGACAACTGGGCTACTGTGCTATTTAATGGAAAGGTAACTAAACTCTGAGGGTTTCATACAAGAACTATATACCAGGTATCTTTCTTTGCTTCCAATGGCCAAAGGAATCATTGGAAAAGGGAAAGGTGAACACTTTAACTGGGATCACAATACAGTGAACTTTTTGCCTTACCCTCCATGGGTAAAAAAGTTAGATTTGGCATGTACCACAGTTATTTTACTATTTACCTTAAAACGAATTTGTGAAAAAAGACTTAACCCAACATTAACAGATTAAATCAGAAGCAATTGTATAACTAACCCATAAAAGTGCAGATGCAGTCATTGATCATCTGGGTTTTCCAGCCTAACCATCTGATATCAGAAATTCATCATACGTGTCACCAATGTTTACTGCTCGAATAATCATTAACAGACTAGGGCTAAGGTTATTATGAGCAcacctaaataatttaaatacaccCAGTGCCAACCTTTGTAACCATATCCAAGTAAAGCTTTCAGACAATGACTGACACCAAAATTCTCTATGCATTCAATCATCTTTGGcttacaaatatatacagaaaaaatccTTACCAATATGAGGTTTGTTTCATATATGGTCGAAATCAGCTTTAGCTTACCAGATTTTCAGGCTTTTATCCAGTAAAGATTTCCAGCTTCTCTAAATACAAATTTTTGCTCACAACGTAGTGAAACCATTGAATCAAATGACAGCtaggcaactagaattttcagaaggtGCCCATATTTCTTAGCACAGTTTTCTAATTGGGCTCCTGTATTTCTTTTCCATTAAAAATCCACCTGGCATGGTAGCCATTTATGATGAATCGGCAAGCATTACAGCATTAACAGTTTCTCTGTTTTGATGTAGATGAAGGGTAAATGATTTCCTGTtgttaaaatgactttattcttcTTCTGTTTTCGTGCTTTTTATGTGTTTAGAAAGGGATAGTCCCATACAATTACCTGGAGCCAGTTGAGTTGAAATTTCAATCCAAAAATCAGGTAAGCCAATGTTAGCTCCTATCTGACAAACctactattttatacatttcatagtAGAAAATAGCAAACATCATCCACTTTAGGCAATAGATGGGATAGTAGTATACAACATAGTCTTAAGAGTATAAAAGGATGTTCTATTACGCAAAGTAATAAGCCTAACAATAAAACTAGGTTACTAATTTGCCCTTCCACTATCCACACAAATATTCTGTCTTGTTATGGGTTCATCTACATCTCTACATTGAGCAGATGAAGGGTGATGAAAAGGTATTAAGTTGTTAACATGTTTTCCAGGCAGCAGAACCAAAAGAAGATAAAGCATCAACTGATGGTGGTACAACAAAGGCTGAAATTCTGGCACCGCCAACTGCTTCTGCACCTATTATACCTTTAAATCATAAAGGTAAGGCTTATTGGAAGTGACTGAGTTATTTATGTTTtcatagtgtttttgtttttgttagggaATATAAAAGGAGTCAAAAGCTGCGACCATATCTGTAAGCCAGAAGTTTCTAAATTTGCACTAAAATGTAAATCTcaaaatctttttagaaacagaaaccccaaatatgtatataaagcaaAATGCCCAGCACATTTTGATTGCAAAGTTAACTTGTCACATTGGACTGCTGACACATTCTCAGTTGTTTCACATCATCACATCAAGTGTTGGactgttttgtacttttttactAGGCTGTTATTCTTAGTTCAGCTCTGATTTGGCTTGTGTATGACATTTTGTAAtctaagccccccccccccaaggatGAGGAAAAATTGAGTATTTTACTAGGAACCAGGAGTTATGAATCAATTAAATAATGTGAATCATCTTATGTGCACACAATCAGGCTGTAAGACTTGTACCAGTCACTGTCTGATGATCCTGTCTTTCTTTCCAGATAAACAAGCCCCGTCCAGTGGTGGAGAGAAGTCGTCATCAGCGGTATGTACATTAAGAGGCTAATTCAGTTTTGAACCACAACATACATGTTTGGCAACAATAATCAGTAGAAATGCACTACATGCACTACATCTTAGTAGTTGTGGAACAGTTTTTCATGTCTTCTATTCGCGAATAATTTTTCTGATTGATTGCCATTGAAAATGTCTCAAGTGTTAAACCTTTATGGTAGTAGAACTGGCTAGCTTTATTGCAATCAATAAAAACATGTACACAAATTAAATATTGATGTAAATTTGATTTTATACAATTGAAATCAACACCAACATTGAAACAAGTGTGCATGGCATACAGGAAGACTGGCTGCTTGGGGTTCAGGGTACAGTCACAGTTTTCTCTATGTGAAAGGTCATTGCAAAGCCAAAGAAAAAGTCTTCCTTTTTGATGGAAGGATACATATTGCAATGGAAAGgtctttttaaataacatttcattACAAAATGACGTGTCGCAGTTGCACAGGCTATACTTTTATATGATATACAATAATTTTATGAATGTGAAATTACTCTTTAAACTTTTTGCACTTGGAGACATTTGGGAATAGAGATTTTCAAccttagaaagcaaaaaaatagtttatgtcttcataaatacaataaaagcttTCCTTCTTGGTTATAGGAAAAAGCAACAGCAGCAGAACCAACATATCTTGTAAAAGTGTACTACAAATACACAGTAGCCATTCAAGTATCTTCCAAGCTTTCCTATGGAGATCTGTTGATTCTCATCAGTAGTAAACTGAAGTTGACTCTGTGTTCCATCATGCTCaggtaattattaaataaaaaaaataaaaaacctcaatacatttttgtaaatatggaACATGAAAAATGGAAAGATCTGTATTAGCAATTGATTAGTTTGTATGAATAGCATACCTTTCAATAATACAGTATGTC
This portion of the Pyxicephalus adspersus chromosome 8, UCB_Pads_2.0, whole genome shotgun sequence genome encodes:
- the NCF2 gene encoding neutrophil cytosol factor 2 isoform X1, whose amino-acid sequence is MALVEIMKLWSEGVAAADKGDWSGALKSFTTITEPRAKICFNIGCCHLVTGNIQEAEKAFTSTVEKDKHLAVGYFQRGSVFFKEGKYNKALQDWLRCYTELRGNQLIDYKILGLTFKLYSCEVLYNIALGHTKVENWAKAEENLILALSQKVEPRHGTKIEKAMQEILKQKDFPLVEMPKGRLFQPNEKLVEQLEKKDYLGKAMVVASVVDKDSFSGFAPLKPQNDNPPPRQKTAEVLRTLQGEPHRVLFEFIPETSEEMEVMPGNIVFVLKKGEDNWATVLFNGKKGIVPYNYLEPVELKFQSKNQAAEPKEDKASTDGGTTKAEILAPPTASAPIIPLNHKDKQAPSSGGEKSSSAEKATAAEPTYLVKVYYKYTVAIQVSSKLSYGDLLILISSKLKLTLCSIMLSFRDGENDVPLTTENVEKAWALSTDNCLKLKCTDVHAEESHVLMENAENPVPSEEKAGISVTALFDYEASQPEDLPFKKGDVIKVLNKVSEEWWEGECHDKFGIFPSAFVDKVKHVDS
- the NCF2 gene encoding neutrophil cytosol factor 2 isoform X2, whose translation is MALVEIMKLWSEGVAAADKGDWSGALKSFTTITEPRAKICFNIGCCHLVTGNIQEAEKAFTSTVEKDKHLAVGYFQRGSVFFKEGKYNKALQDWLRCYTELRGNQLIDYKILGLTFKLYSCEVLYNIALGHTKVENWAKAEENLILALSQKVEPRHGTKIEKAMQEILKQKDFPLVEMPKGRLFQPNEKLVEQLEKKDYLGKAMVVASVVDKDSFSGFAPLKPQNDNPPPRQKTAEVLRTLQGEPHRVLFEFIPETSEEMEVMPGNIVFVLKKGEDNWATVLFNGKKGIVPYNYLEPVELKFQSKNQAAEPKEDKASTDGGTTKAEILAPPTASAPIIPLNHKDKQAPSSGGEKSSSAEKATAAEPTYLVKVYYKYTVAIQVSSKLSYGDLLILISSKLKLTLCSIMLSFRDGENDVPLTTENVEKAWALSTDNCLKLKCTDVHAEESHVLMENAENPVPSEEKAGISVTALFDYEASQPEDLPFKKGDVIKVLNKVVFWRICRLQAQTFPRLLFLFLYIFLI